DNA from Ptychodera flava strain L36383 chromosome 15, AS_Pfla_20210202, whole genome shotgun sequence:
GGTCGGTTCTCAGGGTCTTTGGGCACAGGCACTTGATAGAGGAAGGAGTGATACTTCATAGTTCAAGGGCTATTGCCATATTCAGTGAGACAAAACTGGCAACGTACTTCAGCCATTCCAATAACAATGCATGTATTTTCATCCACACGGTGTGCATAGATTGATTGCCTCTAACCACAATTTactttcagaaaaataaaataacttcAGAAGCACATAATAATAGTTCAAGTAATTTTATAGAAGTGTGTCTTTAGCCTATTAATTGATGTTGCAACAGAAGTATCATTGATACATCACCTTGATATGCTGAAGACTAACAATATTATGGTCACCATCACAGCAGACAGCTAAGCATGGTATTACTCTCATTATCGTTTTCCATTATTTAATCATTTCACAGTGTGAAGAAtctgaatgtgaaatttttgaaGACATTTACACAATCTATGCTGATCTTGTGAGCATTGAACAAGATACAGATGTATGCTATAAGACATATTTTCTGGTAAGATAAGCGACAAAATTTGCTgcatggcaaacaaagaatacTATcctaaataaaagaaaaattgcACAATGTTTTTCCTTTGCTTTAGTAATGTTCCTTCAtaaagaaattattttaaagttatttgtAGTAGGCTGATTCGCCATTTTatacagcgccctctagtgttACAGCTCAATCAATGAcaactgttttccttttcaTGTATGTCCTTTATGAATTAGTTTGCACACGGTCCCTcttgagggactgtggtttgcaGTGTTTCTATTGATTGTACATTAAGCTGGGACAttcaaaaaataccaaacaACAAAATACCAAGGCataagaataatatttttcctCATATAAACTCCTGATTGCTCTTTTTCAGTGGTTTTCAAATTTGGATAGTATTTTTTTGGCTATTTGTCTGACTTTTATTGGGAAATATTAAGCAAATTTagtaaactttttcaattcgCCATAATCTTAACCCTTttaccccaattccctgtatacaggtccaaatTGAATATAGAAAACAATTAGACTGGGCTAAACCATGATGGTTAAAGGGTATCAAAGCAATCTGAATCATTCAAACAATTGTAATTGTCTTTGGATGCTCTTTTTTCCACTCCCATAGAAGTTCACAAACCAAAGAAAATATCTGAGAAAATGATAttgtttacttttctgacatGAACTGTTCACTTTGTATGATTTAGCCAAATGGTTCAAGTGTATGCATACAGGAGACAAATAGTGTGATATCACATGGGACAACTGGACTGTGTACATGGCCTGCCTCTCTGTACATGACTGAATGGATTCTTGCAAATTCAACAATCTTTAATGGCAAGTAAGTATATCAGATCTCTAAAGTGAACATGTTGGCAGGATCTTTcttttgaatattgcaaagtgcTGCTTTTAACAATTTAAATTCAAGACAAAAAATGTCTTCTCCACGGTactcaaaaattttgaattttgcattgatATGGTAACTGTTTGATGCAGGTATCTGTATACATTTGCTTTAACAATGGCTACAATGTGGTATTGCGCCCTCTAGTGATGATTTCATTGTATTCTCTcaggtcacagtccctccacacatgGAGTGTGCTCAGGTGAATTTATGATGCAGTTACAACCAgaattttttttcgttttttgtaATGCAGTGAACTTCTTTCTCTTTGAGTTTGTCTGCTATATTTGCAATAGTCTGCACACAGATTGACCAGTGAATGATGGTACAAAAACTTTTTATTGTAAACTATCTTCCtgctttcttctttttttttgtagaaAGGTATTAGAGCTGGGTAGTGGATGTGGCCTTCTCGGCCTTGCTCTCTGTAAATCTTGTCAACCGAAACACTTCTACTTCTCAGACATGCACAGACTGGTGCTGAAATCTTTACTGGACAACATAGTGATTAATTTTGGGGAGAAAAGTGAACATTGTCTGTGCAGTAATGGTGAAGGAGATAAAGGAATGTCTTCAGACTCATACCaggaacaaaacagactttgTGTGAGGAAAGACTGCTGTGTTTCCCATAGAGAGAGTGACATAGATAAGACAACCTTAGCAAAGTCTGATAGCGTTGGATCAACAAGTTTTGACATACACGATTGCAAAGGGAGTGATCAATCAGATGCTGATATAGGTAGCCACACAGTCCAGGAAGAAAGTGAAGCACTTAGTAGCATGGAACAGACGCAAGGACACCATCAAGAACTGAAAGATGAACTTGAATCTGGTCACAGAAATCCCATTGGACATGACCAAGGCATCAATCAGGGGAATACTTTACCATTGAACAAAACAAATGGCACAGATGAAGATTCAGGGTTTCTGTA
Protein-coding regions in this window:
- the LOC139151595 gene encoding protein-lysine N-methyltransferase EEF2KMT-like; its protein translation is MAAGKEDSWVYSIVAQYFATLPLRNFKWKLSPSGLGLEAQKKILDQTINSKLNKDFPPSRSYQKKFIKSLMQKCEESECEIFEDIYTIYADLVSIEQDTDVCYKTYFLPNGSSVCIQETNSVISHGTTGLCTWPASLYMTEWILANSTIFNGKKVLELGSGCGLLGLALCKSCQPKHFYFSDMHRLVLKSLLDNIVINFGEKSEHCLCSNGEGDKGMSSDSYQEQNRLCVRKDCCVSHRESDIDKTTLAKSDSVGSTSFDIHDCKGSDQSDADIGSHTVQEESEALSSMEQTQGHHQELKDELESGHRNPIGHDQGINQGNTLPLNKTNGTDEDSGFLYTSDKVSILTLDWEHVTREELEQISPDIVIAADVVFDPSIVPHLVNVLNIILSHSNPARSPVTAYVASTIRSEDTFHHFLAELGNQLISVEFLEEEFEEVFFYDKTCPIKLIKLTRKP